From one Acidobacteriota bacterium genomic stretch:
- a CDS encoding response regulator: MTAPAPLTPSVVVLDDEPIARALLRRFLTKYGYRPVEAATAGEALAALRRGPVDAVILDVRLPETLTGLDVLRMLRREAPLATVPVIILTGAVLSDEEEREVTRERGFLFAKPESLDVLIKFLDQLLGRDQPQ, translated from the coding sequence ATGACAGCTCCGGCCCCCCTGACGCCTTCCGTCGTCGTCCTCGACGACGAGCCGATTGCGCGGGCGTTGCTGCGCCGGTTTCTGACGAAGTACGGCTATCGGCCGGTGGAAGCCGCGACGGCGGGCGAGGCGCTTGCCGCGCTGCGCCGGGGTCCGGTGGACGCCGTCATCCTGGACGTGCGCCTGCCGGAGACGCTCACGGGCCTTGACGTGTTGCGAATGCTGCGGCGTGAAGCGCCCCTGGCCACCGTGCCGGTCATCATCCTGACCGGAGCGGTCCTCAGCGACGAAGAAGAGCGCGAGGTGACCCGCGAACGCGGATTTCTGTTCGCGAAGCCCGAAAGCCTGGACGTCCTGATCAAGTTCCTGGACCAGCTCCTGGGACGGGACCAGCCGCAGTAG